ATAGAATCTTCTAGGAGGAGGAAGCCTGAATGTCCGGCCCAATGGTAAAGCCTTCATCTGCCGCGCGCCCCCAGTCCATGAAAACCGGCAAGCCGTTCGATTGGTTCGCGGCCGTCAATACGACGTTTCTCATTCTCGTTGCACTTTTGTGCGTACTTCCGCTCATCCATATCGTCGCGGTATCGTTCAGCTCCAGCACCGCAGCAGCAGCAGGCTACGTGAAGCTATGGCCGGTTGATTTCACGCTCGCGTCTTATGAGTTTACAGGCGGCCGGGAGGGATTCTGGCGCTCGATGCTCGTCTCCTTGCAACGGATTGGGATCGGAACGCCGCTCAACCTGCTGCTGATCATCATGGTCGCCTATCCGCTGTCCAAAGAGTCGAAGAACTTCCGTTTTCGTCTCGTCTATGCGTGGATTTTCTTCATGACGATGCTGTTCAACGGCGGACTGATTCCATGGTATGTCACCATTAAAGAGCTCGGGCTCCTCGATTCCATCTGGGCGCTCGTTCTGCCCGGCGCGGTTCCGGTATTTAGCATCGTGCTGTTGCTCAATTTCTTCCGCGAAGTGCCCAA
This genomic window from Paenibacillus sp. contains:
- a CDS encoding carbohydrate ABC transporter permease, with the protein product MKTGKPFDWFAAVNTTFLILVALLCVLPLIHIVAVSFSSSTAAAAGYVKLWPVDFTLASYEFTGGREGFWRSMLVSLQRIGIGTPLNLLLIIMVAYPLSKESKNFRFRLVYAWIFFMTMLFNGGLIPWYVTIKELGLLDSIWALVLPGAVPVFSIVLLLNFFREVPKELEESAVIDGASQWTTLWRIYVPISKPAIATLALFSMVEHWNSWFDGLILMGNPANYPLQSYIQTIVIQQNFSAMSREDILNMAMISDRTLRASQIFLGSLPILAAYPFLQKYFVKGIVLGSVKG